A region of Microbacterium suwonense DNA encodes the following proteins:
- a CDS encoding FAD-dependent oxidoreductase — MLTHTPLSTQLDAQREDRLRVLIVGAGIAGLTLAQLLRHDGLHPVLVDRMPAMEHPGYMLALMPSVDQAFIDLGLQQKYRDAGTPMRSYRFRAHRGRPLRTDSMSELLSVYGDYNGISRGALIDVLTDGGCPVTFGTTVNEVADGVACFAGRDGAPAGEAAFDLVVGADGIRSQMRTVLGSAAPDIVDTGWSGWVAWTDELGDPTLGEELWGDGFFLGVYPVKERLGVFLGGPDAELQVGPAAFAASVRERVDEVGPRLSAALDGVADDPDPYLWHLDDARTPRWVFPGGILLGDAAAGFLPTAGIGAGMAIESAWMLARILSHADRSSLTTALQAWERVERPRVESAQANSRMLAKLMFRRGRFVAWLRESVMRMLSVRAALGPIVKLVAERPDPDAVAREAL; from the coding sequence ATGCTCACCCACACACCACTCTCCACCCAGCTCGACGCCCAGCGCGAAGACCGGCTGCGCGTGCTCATCGTCGGCGCCGGGATCGCCGGGCTCACCCTCGCACAGCTGCTGCGCCACGACGGACTGCACCCCGTGCTCGTCGACCGGATGCCCGCGATGGAGCACCCCGGCTACATGCTCGCCCTCATGCCGAGCGTCGATCAGGCCTTCATCGACCTCGGTCTGCAGCAGAAGTACCGCGACGCCGGCACCCCGATGCGCAGCTACCGCTTCCGCGCGCATCGCGGACGGCCGCTGCGCACCGACTCGATGAGCGAGCTGCTGAGCGTCTACGGCGACTACAACGGCATCTCCCGCGGCGCGCTGATCGACGTGCTCACCGATGGCGGCTGCCCGGTGACGTTCGGCACCACGGTGAACGAGGTGGCGGACGGCGTCGCGTGCTTCGCCGGTCGCGACGGCGCACCCGCAGGAGAGGCCGCGTTCGACCTGGTCGTCGGCGCTGACGGCATCCGCTCGCAGATGCGCACCGTGCTCGGCTCAGCGGCACCCGACATCGTCGACACCGGATGGTCGGGGTGGGTCGCCTGGACCGACGAACTCGGCGACCCCACCCTGGGCGAAGAGCTGTGGGGTGACGGATTCTTCCTGGGCGTCTACCCCGTCAAGGAGCGGCTCGGCGTGTTCCTGGGCGGGCCGGATGCCGAGCTCCAGGTCGGCCCGGCCGCATTCGCCGCATCCGTTCGCGAGCGCGTCGACGAAGTGGGTCCCCGCCTGTCGGCCGCCCTCGACGGCGTCGCCGACGACCCCGATCCGTACCTCTGGCATCTCGACGATGCCCGCACCCCGCGATGGGTGTTTCCCGGCGGCATCCTGCTCGGCGATGCGGCGGCGGGGTTCCTGCCGACTGCGGGCATCGGGGCGGGGATGGCGATCGAATCGGCCTGGATGCTGGCCCGCATCCTCTCGCACGCCGACCGTTCGTCACTTACGACGGCGCTCCAGGCCTGGGAGCGGGTGGAACGCCCGCGAGTCGAGTCCGCTCAGGCGAACTCCCGGATGCTGGCGAAGCTGATGTTCCGCCGCGGCCGGTTCGTCGCATGGCTGCGTGAGAGCGTGATGCGGATGCTGAGCGTGCGCGCCGCCCTCGGGCCGATCGTGAAGCTCGTCGCCGAGCGTCCTGATCCGGATGCTGTGGCGCGCGAGGCTCTGTGA
- a CDS encoding TetR/AcrR family transcriptional regulator, with the protein MAQITGAHRRALIEATVAEFAAAGYEGASLNRIIRAAGISKSSFYHAVGSKAELLDAVVESLIADVRARWTPLRRPTSRGWDSGRRWIGCSPISARSQSQTGHSASWAASSTCRPQEGWMPVQRCWRSSGSGWETS; encoded by the coding sequence ATGGCGCAGATCACCGGAGCGCACCGGAGGGCCCTCATCGAGGCGACCGTCGCGGAGTTCGCCGCCGCCGGGTACGAGGGCGCCTCGCTGAACCGCATCATCCGCGCGGCAGGGATCAGCAAGAGCTCGTTCTACCACGCGGTCGGCTCCAAGGCCGAGCTGCTGGATGCCGTGGTCGAGAGCCTCATCGCCGACGTGCGCGCACGATGGACACCCCTGCGCCGGCCGACTTCGCGGGGGTGGGATTCTGGCCGCAGGTGGATCGGATGCTCACCGATCTCGGCGCGCTCACAGTCTCAGACCGGGCACTCGGCCTCCTGGGCAGCATCTTCTACCTGCCGGCCGCAGGAGGGGTGGATGCCCGTACAGCGCTGCTGGAGGTCGTCCGGATCTGGGTGGGAGACGTCCTGA
- a CDS encoding CCA tRNA nucleotidyltransferase, translating to MLNMAEGLARLGALAANPVVATLATAFADVGFELAVVGGPVRDALLGRPTHDLDFTTNARPDDILRIVTPISSTQWDIGRAFGTIGARVQGEQVEITSYRADSYDGTTRKPVVEFGDSIEGDLLRRDFTVNAMALRIPEIKLIDPTGGVEDLIAGVLRTPIDPAVSFGDDPLRMLRAARFSSQLEFEIADDTRTAIEQLRQTLSIVSPERVQGELIRLMQTDDPVRGLRVLVDTGLIEQFLPEVSALRLEVDEHHHHKDVYEHSLTVVRQAIDLEKTRNPGAEPDVSLRIAALLHDIGKPRTRKLEPGGGVTFHHHDVVGSRMARKRLQALRFDGATTDAVADLIELHLRFFGYAEGAWTDSAVRRYVRDAGAQIDRLHILVRADVTTRNKRKAARLAAAYDDIERRIAELREQEELDSIRPELDGNRIQEVLGIPPGREVGEAYRFLLELRLDEGVIGTDAAEQRLREWWAARGR from the coding sequence ATGCTCAATATGGCCGAGGGCCTGGCCCGACTCGGCGCGCTCGCCGCGAATCCCGTCGTCGCCACGCTTGCGACGGCCTTCGCCGACGTCGGATTCGAGCTGGCCGTCGTCGGAGGTCCGGTGCGCGATGCGCTGCTGGGCCGGCCGACCCACGACCTGGACTTCACGACGAACGCCCGCCCCGACGACATCCTGCGGATCGTGACGCCGATCTCGAGCACCCAGTGGGACATCGGCCGGGCCTTCGGCACGATCGGCGCCCGGGTGCAGGGCGAGCAGGTGGAGATCACCAGCTACCGCGCCGACAGCTACGACGGCACCACCCGCAAGCCGGTCGTCGAGTTCGGCGACAGCATCGAGGGCGACCTGCTGCGCCGCGACTTCACCGTGAACGCGATGGCGCTGCGGATCCCCGAGATCAAGCTCATCGACCCCACCGGTGGCGTCGAGGACCTCATCGCCGGCGTGCTGCGCACCCCGATCGATCCCGCCGTCAGCTTCGGCGACGACCCGCTGCGGATGCTGCGGGCGGCCCGCTTCAGCTCCCAGCTGGAGTTCGAGATCGCCGATGACACCCGCACCGCGATCGAGCAGCTGCGTCAGACGCTGAGCATCGTCAGCCCGGAGCGCGTGCAGGGCGAGCTGATCCGGCTGATGCAGACAGACGACCCGGTGCGCGGCCTGCGTGTTCTGGTCGACACCGGACTGATCGAGCAGTTCCTCCCCGAGGTCAGCGCGTTGCGACTGGAGGTGGACGAGCACCATCACCACAAGGACGTCTACGAGCACTCCCTCACCGTCGTGCGCCAGGCGATCGACCTGGAGAAGACGCGCAACCCCGGTGCCGAGCCCGACGTGTCGCTGCGCATCGCGGCGCTGCTGCACGACATCGGCAAGCCCCGCACCCGCAAGCTCGAGCCGGGCGGAGGGGTCACCTTCCACCACCACGACGTGGTCGGCTCGCGGATGGCGCGCAAGCGCCTGCAGGCGCTGCGCTTCGACGGCGCGACGACGGATGCCGTGGCCGACCTCATCGAGCTGCACCTGCGGTTCTTCGGCTATGCCGAGGGCGCCTGGACCGACAGTGCGGTGCGCCGCTATGTGCGGGATGCCGGTGCCCAGATCGATCGGCTGCACATCCTGGTGCGCGCCGATGTCACCACCCGCAACAAGCGCAAGGCGGCACGGCTGGCCGCGGCGTACGACGACATCGAGCGCCGCATCGCCGAACTGCGCGAGCAGGAGGAGCTGGACAGCATCCGTCCCGAGCTGGACGGCAACCGCATCCAGGAGGTGCTCGGCATCCCGCCGGGCCGCGAGGTCGGCGAGGCCTACCGGTTCCTGCTCGAGCTGCGCCTGGACGAGGGTGTGATCGGTACGGATGCCGCCGAGCAGCGCCTACGGGAATGGTGGGCCGCACGGGGCCGATGA
- a CDS encoding ISL3 family transposase, with protein sequence MLHPTSGCASARSATDPCSRCDVLLGLPDVHVERVDRRDGLLVVTVSTPAAPTGCPSCGVVATGRGRRRRVLHDVPATTRVRIVWRQRVWRCDEVGCARRTFVEQLPGLVARRGSITTRAVGWAIGQLRREHATVHGIARQLGTSWKTVWRAVEPELERLAADESRFENVTTLGVDEHIWHHVDPRKSGPKELTGMVDLSRDSTGKTRARLLDLVPGRSGKAYASWLAERGEAFRRNVKVAALDPFAGYKTAIDDKLEDATAVLDAFHVVKLGTAAVDEVRRRVQQDTLGHRGRKGDPLYGIQTILRAGAENLTEKQRTRLAAAIEADPAHDEVFVAWQCAQQLRSAYHQKDLAEGRRIAQKVVESFHTCPIPEIARLGRTLRRWRAAFLAYFTTGRSSNGGTEAVNGIIELHRRLARGFRNRDNYRLRMLLAAGGLTP encoded by the coding sequence GTGCTTCACCCTACTTCGGGGTGCGCTTCTGCGCGCTCTGCGACTGATCCGTGTTCCCGCTGCGACGTTCTGCTGGGTCTTCCTGATGTCCATGTCGAGCGCGTCGACCGTCGCGACGGGCTGCTGGTGGTGACGGTCTCGACGCCAGCGGCACCGACCGGCTGTCCCTCGTGTGGGGTCGTCGCGACCGGTCGTGGCCGCCGCCGACGGGTGCTTCATGATGTGCCCGCGACGACGCGGGTGCGGATTGTGTGGCGGCAGCGGGTCTGGCGGTGCGATGAGGTGGGATGCGCGCGGCGGACGTTCGTGGAGCAACTCCCGGGCCTGGTCGCCCGGCGCGGGTCGATCACCACGCGCGCCGTCGGCTGGGCGATCGGGCAGTTGCGCCGCGAGCACGCCACCGTGCACGGTATCGCCCGTCAGCTCGGCACGTCGTGGAAGACGGTGTGGCGCGCTGTCGAGCCTGAGTTGGAGCGGCTCGCGGCCGACGAGTCCCGGTTCGAGAACGTCACCACGCTCGGTGTCGATGAGCACATCTGGCATCACGTCGACCCCCGCAAGAGCGGTCCGAAGGAGCTGACCGGGATGGTCGATCTGAGCCGCGACAGCACCGGAAAGACGCGGGCCAGGCTGCTTGACCTGGTGCCTGGCCGCTCCGGGAAGGCCTACGCATCCTGGCTCGCCGAACGCGGCGAAGCGTTCCGGAGGAACGTGAAGGTCGCCGCTCTTGACCCGTTCGCCGGCTACAAGACCGCGATCGACGACAAGCTCGAAGACGCCACGGCCGTGCTGGACGCGTTCCACGTCGTCAAGCTCGGCACCGCCGCCGTCGACGAGGTCCGCCGCCGGGTTCAGCAGGACACCCTCGGGCATCGCGGTCGTAAGGGCGACCCGCTCTACGGGATCCAGACCATCCTCCGCGCCGGCGCCGAGAACCTCACCGAGAAGCAGCGGACCAGACTCGCGGCAGCGATCGAGGCCGACCCCGCGCACGACGAGGTGTTCGTCGCGTGGCAGTGCGCCCAGCAACTGCGTTCCGCCTACCACCAGAAGGACCTCGCCGAGGGGCGACGGATCGCGCAGAAGGTCGTCGAGTCGTTCCACACCTGCCCGATCCCCGAGATCGCCCGCCTCGGCCGCACCCTCCGCCGCTGGCGAGCCGCGTTCCTGGCGTACTTCACGACCGGACGATCATCGAACGGCGGAACTGAGGCCGTGAACGGGATCATCGAGCTGCACCGCCGCCTCGCCCGCGGCTTCCGCAACCGCGACAACTACCGGCTCCGCATGCTCCTCGCCGCCGGCGGCCTCACCCCATGA
- a CDS encoding ABC transporter substrate-binding protein, whose product MKISRGRLGLAIGALGVSALVLSGCATSTGGQDGDDGDAKGGDIIVGTTDKVTSLDPAGSYDNGSFAVMNQIYPFLMNSKYGTAEVSPDIAESAEFTSPTEYTVKLKSGLTFANGNELTSSDVKFSFDRVVKIADPNGPSSLLGNLDSVEAPDDTTVVFKLKNGNDQIWPLILSSPAGPIVDEDVFSADAVTPDDEIVKGDAFAGQYTIDSYKLNELISYKPNPDYKGVLGAAENSGVQTKYYADASNLKLAIGNGDIDVAFRSLSATDVEDLSKSDEVQVVDGPGGEIRYIVFNFDTMPFGAKTAEADPAKALAVRQAMADLIDRAAVAKNVYKDTFSPLYSYVPEGMPGAITPLKDLYGDGQGGPDADKAAKTLADAGVQTPVTLNLQYNGDHYGPSSGDEYAAYKTQLEKGGLFTVNLQQTEWVQYSKDRSADVYPLYQLGWFPDYSDADNYLSPFFLKENFLANHYDNPAVNDAIVKEQTETDSAARLDQIGQIQEMVAKDLSTLPILQGKQVAIVGKDVKGTTLDASFKFRFAPLSK is encoded by the coding sequence ATGAAGATCTCCAGAGGCCGGCTCGGCCTTGCGATCGGGGCGCTCGGCGTCTCGGCTCTCGTCCTCTCCGGCTGCGCGACGAGCACCGGAGGCCAGGACGGCGACGATGGCGACGCCAAGGGCGGGGACATCATCGTCGGCACTACCGACAAGGTCACCTCACTCGACCCGGCCGGCTCTTACGACAACGGCTCGTTCGCGGTGATGAACCAGATCTACCCGTTCCTGATGAACAGCAAGTACGGCACGGCCGAGGTCTCGCCCGACATCGCCGAGTCGGCGGAGTTCACCTCGCCGACCGAGTACACGGTCAAGCTCAAGTCGGGCCTGACCTTCGCCAACGGCAACGAGCTCACCTCCAGCGACGTGAAGTTCTCGTTCGACCGTGTCGTGAAGATCGCCGACCCGAACGGTCCGTCCTCCCTGCTGGGCAACCTCGACTCGGTCGAGGCGCCCGACGACACCACGGTCGTCTTCAAGCTCAAGAACGGCAACGACCAGATCTGGCCGCTGATCCTCTCCAGCCCGGCCGGCCCCATCGTTGACGAGGACGTCTTCTCGGCCGATGCCGTGACCCCTGACGACGAGATCGTCAAGGGCGACGCCTTCGCCGGGCAGTACACGATCGACTCGTACAAGCTGAACGAGCTCATCTCGTACAAGCCCAACCCCGACTACAAGGGCGTGCTCGGCGCGGCCGAGAACTCCGGCGTGCAGACCAAGTACTACGCCGATGCCTCCAACCTCAAGCTCGCGATCGGCAACGGCGACATCGACGTGGCGTTCCGCAGCCTGTCGGCCACCGACGTCGAAGACCTGTCGAAGAGCGACGAGGTGCAGGTCGTCGACGGCCCCGGCGGTGAGATCCGCTACATCGTGTTCAATTTCGACACCATGCCGTTCGGTGCCAAGACCGCCGAGGCAGACCCGGCGAAGGCGCTCGCCGTCCGGCAGGCGATGGCCGACCTGATCGACCGCGCGGCCGTGGCGAAGAACGTCTACAAGGACACCTTCAGCCCGCTGTACTCCTACGTCCCCGAGGGCATGCCCGGCGCGATCACCCCGCTGAAGGACCTGTACGGCGACGGCCAGGGCGGACCGGACGCCGACAAGGCGGCCAAGACGCTGGCGGACGCCGGTGTGCAGACGCCGGTGACGCTCAACCTGCAGTACAACGGCGACCACTACGGCCCCTCGTCGGGTGACGAGTACGCCGCGTACAAGACGCAGCTCGAGAAGGGCGGCCTGTTCACGGTCAACCTGCAGCAGACCGAGTGGGTGCAGTACTCCAAGGACCGCAGCGCCGACGTGTACCCGCTGTACCAGCTCGGCTGGTTCCCGGATTACTCGGATGCCGACAACTACCTGTCGCCGTTCTTCCTGAAGGAGAACTTCCTCGCGAACCACTACGACAACCCGGCCGTCAACGACGCCATCGTGAAGGAGCAGACCGAGACCGACTCCGCCGCGCGGCTGGATCAGATCGGCCAGATCCAGGAGATGGTGGCCAAGGACCTGTCCACGCTGCCCATCCTGCAGGGCAAGCAGGTCGCGATCGTCGGGAAGGACGTCAAGGGCACGACCCTGGACGCCTCGTTCAAGTTCCGCTTCGCACCGCTGAGCAAGTAA
- a CDS encoding ABC transporter permease, with product MAVDAGAALVPVQPRSRSKGGGLWRYVLIRLVLIIPTVFILVTTVFFLMRITGDPITAALGGRLPADQLQERIHDAGYDRPLWVQYLEYLGGVFRGDFGTTITDRRPVIEILLQYGSATLELAIYALLVALIISIPLGLIAAYRRDRWHDAVLRVMAILAYATPIFFAGLLLKLIFSVWLGWLPVSGRGNTRTELLMAGIDTPTGIYLLDAIRLGNAAAIGDILQHAILPAVALGLLTAGVFLRLIRTNVIGTLGQQFVTSGRSRGVSEFRLVTKHAYRPALIPIITVMGMQIALLLAGAVLTETTFEWKGIGFMLAEYLKARDFVAVQGIVVMIAVVVAATNFIVDIVAAFIDPRVRY from the coding sequence ATGGCCGTCGATGCCGGCGCTGCGCTTGTTCCCGTTCAGCCGCGAAGCCGCTCCAAGGGCGGAGGGCTGTGGCGCTACGTCCTGATCAGGCTCGTGCTGATCATCCCCACTGTCTTCATCCTGGTGACCACCGTGTTCTTCCTGATGCGGATCACCGGCGATCCGATCACCGCAGCACTCGGCGGGCGTCTTCCCGCGGATCAGCTGCAGGAGCGCATCCACGACGCGGGCTACGACCGCCCGCTGTGGGTGCAGTACCTGGAATACCTCGGCGGCGTCTTCCGAGGTGATTTCGGCACCACGATCACCGACCGCCGCCCGGTGATCGAGATCCTGCTGCAGTACGGCTCGGCCACTCTGGAGCTGGCGATCTACGCGCTGCTGGTCGCGCTGATCATCAGCATCCCGCTCGGCCTGATCGCCGCCTACCGTCGCGACCGCTGGCACGATGCCGTGCTGCGCGTGATGGCGATCCTCGCCTACGCGACCCCCATCTTCTTCGCCGGGCTCCTGCTGAAGCTGATCTTCTCGGTGTGGCTGGGCTGGCTGCCCGTCTCGGGGCGCGGCAACACCCGAACCGAACTGCTCATGGCGGGCATCGACACCCCCACCGGCATTTACCTGCTTGATGCGATTCGGCTCGGCAACGCCGCCGCCATCGGCGACATCCTGCAGCATGCGATCCTCCCCGCGGTCGCGCTCGGTCTGCTCACCGCGGGGGTGTTCCTGCGGCTGATCCGCACGAACGTGATCGGCACCCTGGGGCAGCAGTTCGTGACCTCCGGGCGATCCCGGGGCGTGAGCGAGTTCCGGCTGGTGACCAAGCACGCCTACCGGCCGGCGCTGATCCCGATCATCACCGTGATGGGGATGCAGATCGCGTTGCTGCTGGCGGGCGCGGTGCTCACCGAGACCACGTTCGAGTGGAAGGGGATCGGCTTCATGCTGGCCGAGTACCTGAAGGCACGAGACTTCGTCGCCGTGCAGGGCATCGTGGTGATGATCGCCGTGGTGGTGGCGGCGACGAACTTCATCGTCGACATCGTCGCCGCGTTCATCGACCCGAGGGTGAGGTACTGA
- a CDS encoding dipeptide ABC transporter ATP-binding protein — protein MSASIDAVASPTEVAEIRDLRVVFATDDEPVEAVKGISLSAHAGEVLAIVGESGSGKTVTANTLLGLLPETATTSGAVIVRGRDGGETDIVHASHHHMRQMRGRDAAMVFQEPSTALNPVYTVGWQIAEGLRAHTKISKKDARRRAIDIMRRVGIPDPEQRVDDYPHQFSGGQKQRIVIAMALVLDAGLIIADEPTTALDVTVQAEILELLRTCRDEFGATIVLITHNMGVVADLADRVVVMYQGAIVEEAPVRELFANPREEYTRKLLAAVPHVGQGKSASAPDVSAVVTEEGAAHAAPAVTEGSLIVATRAEIGYPGRFGRNAVVAVKGVDFHVGPGEVVGLVGESGSGKTTIGRAVVGLTTVLGGSLTVLGQEMRGVKPRTLTPLRPQIGFVFQDPATSFNPLLTIAECIAEPLIVHGRASSLQAARPRVNELLDAVRLPVNFGDRYPHELSGGQRQRASLARALALDPKLLIADEPTSALDVSVQATVLELFVQLQAELGFASLFISHDLAVIDAVSDRIIVLQQGEIKEQGTTAQVLGDPRDQYTRELLTALPVPDPVAQAERRAQWQAVRRH, from the coding sequence ATGAGCGCATCCATCGACGCGGTCGCGTCCCCGACCGAGGTGGCCGAGATCCGCGATCTGCGGGTCGTGTTCGCCACCGACGACGAGCCCGTCGAGGCGGTCAAGGGCATCTCGCTGAGCGCGCATGCCGGCGAGGTGCTCGCGATCGTCGGCGAATCCGGCTCGGGCAAGACCGTCACGGCCAACACCCTGCTCGGACTGCTGCCCGAGACCGCGACCACCTCGGGAGCGGTGATCGTGCGCGGCCGCGACGGCGGCGAGACCGACATCGTCCACGCCAGCCACCACCACATGCGCCAGATGCGCGGCAGGGATGCCGCGATGGTGTTCCAGGAGCCCTCCACGGCGCTGAACCCGGTGTACACCGTGGGATGGCAGATCGCCGAGGGTCTGCGTGCGCACACGAAGATCTCGAAGAAGGATGCCAGGAGGCGCGCGATCGACATCATGCGCCGCGTCGGTATCCCCGACCCCGAGCAGCGTGTCGACGACTACCCGCACCAGTTCTCCGGCGGGCAGAAGCAGCGCATCGTCATCGCGATGGCCCTGGTGCTGGATGCCGGACTGATCATCGCCGATGAGCCGACCACCGCGCTGGATGTGACCGTGCAGGCCGAGATCCTCGAGCTGCTGCGCACCTGCCGCGACGAGTTCGGTGCGACGATCGTGCTGATCACGCACAACATGGGCGTGGTCGCCGACCTGGCCGACCGTGTGGTCGTCATGTATCAGGGCGCCATCGTCGAGGAGGCCCCGGTTCGGGAGCTGTTCGCCAACCCGCGCGAGGAGTACACGCGCAAGCTGCTGGCGGCCGTGCCGCACGTGGGGCAGGGCAAGTCGGCATCCGCTCCCGACGTGTCAGCGGTCGTCACCGAGGAGGGCGCCGCGCACGCCGCGCCGGCGGTTACTGAAGGCAGCCTGATCGTCGCCACGCGCGCCGAGATCGGCTATCCCGGGCGCTTTGGACGCAACGCCGTCGTCGCGGTGAAGGGCGTGGACTTCCACGTCGGGCCCGGCGAGGTGGTGGGCCTGGTCGGCGAGTCCGGTTCGGGCAAGACCACCATCGGCCGCGCCGTCGTGGGTCTGACCACGGTGCTCGGCGGATCGCTGACGGTGCTCGGGCAGGAGATGCGCGGTGTGAAGCCGCGCACGCTCACCCCGCTGCGCCCGCAGATCGGATTCGTGTTCCAGGACCCGGCGACCAGCTTCAACCCGCTGCTGACGATCGCCGAGTGCATCGCCGAGCCGCTGATCGTGCACGGCCGGGCTTCGAGCCTGCAGGCCGCGCGCCCGCGGGTGAACGAGCTGCTGGATGCCGTGCGGCTGCCGGTGAACTTCGGCGACCGCTACCCGCATGAGCTCTCCGGCGGTCAGCGTCAGCGGGCATCGCTGGCCAGGGCGCTGGCGCTGGACCCGAAGCTGCTGATCGCCGACGAGCCGACCAGTGCGCTGGACGTGTCGGTGCAGGCGACCGTGCTCGAGCTGTTCGTGCAGCTGCAGGCCGAGCTCGGCTTCGCCTCGCTGTTCATCAGCCACGACCTGGCCGTGATCGACGCCGTCTCGGATCGGATCATCGTGCTGCAGCAGGGCGAGATCAAGGAGCAGGGCACCACCGCCCAGGTGCTCGGCGACCCGCGCGATCAGTACACGCGCGAGCTGTTGACCGCCCTGCCGGTGCCCGACCCGGTGGCCCAGGCCGAACGCCGCGCCCAGTGGCAGGCGGTGCGCCGGCACTGA
- a CDS encoding helix-turn-helix domain-containing protein, with translation MPSPWSSPRDASPEVSRLIIERAHEELMAGNLDDRRLEQVRPVIRASWERARQQRVGPEGLPPLDFTRESLEAYRSGHPLAGAIDLIRTLLLPGAPDDSGVVVAVGDHAGRLLWVEGDLRQRMLSGEMGFVEGSNWSETSVGTSAPGTALELGESVQIHHAEHYNRLVQPWSCTAAPVFDPETHRILGVLDVTGGDEVVTPQARMLVDATARAVESQLMVARLRARAEAPQATASASRHPTREPLKRATLQVLGRDRARLEVVTNGSESNVELSARHAEILLMLATHRQGLSAEHLAELVYGEGASPDTLRPEMVRLRKALERVSPELVPQSRPYRLSVAMETDAQNVLSLLDRGAHRVALSAYRGPVLPDSDAPGVVELREGVRGTLRETMRTEASVDVLLAYADIPEGAEDAEVLRLCLEMLPARSPRRSGLVSRLEKLER, from the coding sequence GTGCCGTCTCCCTGGTCCTCGCCACGCGATGCCTCCCCGGAGGTGTCGCGGCTGATCATCGAGCGTGCGCACGAAGAGCTCATGGCCGGCAACCTCGACGACCGCCGCCTGGAGCAGGTCAGGCCCGTCATCCGGGCTTCGTGGGAGCGCGCCCGACAGCAGCGCGTCGGCCCGGAGGGCCTCCCGCCGCTCGACTTCACGCGAGAGTCGCTGGAGGCGTACCGATCCGGGCATCCGCTGGCCGGCGCCATCGACCTGATCCGTACCCTGCTCCTGCCTGGCGCCCCTGACGACTCGGGTGTCGTCGTGGCCGTCGGCGACCACGCCGGTCGGCTGCTGTGGGTCGAAGGCGACCTGCGGCAGCGGATGCTGTCGGGAGAGATGGGCTTCGTGGAGGGGTCGAACTGGTCCGAGACCTCCGTCGGCACCTCCGCACCCGGAACGGCACTCGAGCTCGGGGAGTCGGTGCAGATCCACCACGCTGAGCACTACAACCGTCTCGTGCAGCCGTGGTCGTGCACGGCGGCGCCGGTGTTCGACCCCGAGACCCACCGCATCCTCGGCGTGCTCGACGTCACCGGCGGTGACGAGGTGGTGACGCCTCAGGCCCGGATGCTGGTGGATGCGACAGCCCGGGCGGTCGAGTCGCAGCTGATGGTCGCACGGCTGCGGGCTCGTGCCGAGGCGCCCCAGGCGACGGCATCCGCCTCCCGGCATCCGACGCGAGAGCCGCTGAAACGTGCGACGCTGCAGGTGCTCGGGCGTGACCGCGCGCGGCTGGAGGTCGTCACGAACGGCTCGGAGTCGAACGTCGAGCTCAGCGCCCGGCATGCCGAGATCCTGCTCATGCTGGCCACCCACCGGCAGGGACTGTCTGCCGAGCACCTCGCCGAGCTCGTCTACGGCGAGGGGGCATCGCCCGACACGCTGCGACCCGAGATGGTGCGACTGCGGAAGGCGCTCGAACGCGTCTCGCCCGAACTCGTGCCGCAGTCCCGCCCGTACCGGCTGTCCGTCGCCATGGAGACGGATGCGCAGAACGTGCTGTCACTGCTGGATCGCGGCGCGCACCGCGTCGCCCTGTCGGCGTATCGCGGGCCCGTGCTGCCCGACTCCGATGCTCCCGGCGTGGTCGAACTGCGCGAGGGCGTGCGCGGCACGCTGCGCGAGACGATGCGCACCGAGGCGAGTGTTGACGTGCTGCTCGCGTACGCGGACATCCCCGAGGGAGCCGAGGATGCCGAGGTGCTGCGCCTGTGCCTGGAGATGCTGCCTGCGCGCTCGCCGCGACGGAGCGGACTGGTCAGCCGGCTCGAGAAGCTCGAGAGGTGA